One genomic region from Argentina anserina chromosome 2, drPotAnse1.1, whole genome shotgun sequence encodes:
- the LOC126785219 gene encoding uncharacterized protein LOC126785219, whose protein sequence is MESSSKSKRLLFDRRYGWVIDEWKDPSEEALAGGRGMFCILPLVKAAVEMASQSINLAASSAVKAFEKPELISHQQLHASLNDQLHKITSTLPKPDLNLILKGKFSQAASSSSSSKQPESNNP, encoded by the exons ATGGAGTCCTCCTCAAAATCCAAACGCCTTTTATTTGACCGCCGTTACGGTTGGGT AATTGATGAATGGAAAGACCCATCGGAGGAAGCTCTGGCCGGTGGCCGTGGAAT GTTTTGTATACTGCCTCTAGTAAAAGCTGCTGTAGAGATGGCTTCACAGTCG ATTAATCTTGCAGCAAGCTCAGCAGTAAAAGCTTTTGAGAAGCCAGAACTAATTTCACATCAGCAACTGCATGCTAGTCTGAATGATCAGCTACACAAAATCACGTCTACTTTGCCAAAGCCAGACTTGAATTTGATACTTAAAGGAAAGTTTTCCCAAGCTGCCAGTTCCTCATCTTCGAGCAAACAACCGGAAAGCAATAATCCTTAG
- the LOC126785217 gene encoding uncharacterized protein LOC126785217, with product MRTLFLTLRPPPSPPSLSPFPSSSSRPNLHHHRLHFLSPCSSLKQTKPNPTSLQKTTPAAAPPQSLKWLFSKSDDAPEVDKSGGGGDDEGEEGGFALKGTILAGLLLVGLVGGFGAAGFVYKDQVNAFLNQFTTLIEGYGPAGYALFVAVYAGLEILAIPAVPLTMSAGLLFGTVTGSILVSLSGTVAASVAFLIARYFARERILKLVEGNKKFLAIDKAIGENGFRVVTLLRLSPLLPFSLGNYLYGLTSVKFVPYVLGSWLGMLPGTWAYVSAGAFGRAIIQEESDVGLPGGTGQLLTLAAGLLITALAAAYVTRLAKDAVKDID from the exons ATGCGCACCCTCTTCCTCACTCTGAGGCCGCCTCCATCTCCGCCGTCCCTCTCTCCcttcccctcctcctcctccagacccaacctccaccaccaccgcctCCACTTCCTCTCCCCATGCTCCTCCCTCAAGCAGACCAAGCCCAACCCCACCAGCCTCCAGAAGACCACCCCCGCCGCTGCTCCGCCCCAGAGCCTCAAGTGGCTATTCAGCAAGAGCGACGACGCCCCCGAGGTTGACAAGTCCGGCGGCGGCGGTGATGATGAGGGGGAGGAGGGTGGGTTCGCGCTTAAAGGTACAATCTTGGCGGGGCTGTTGTTGGTTGGGCTTGTTGGTGGGTTTGGGGCGGCTGGGTTTGTCTATAAGGATCAGGTTAATGCCTTCTTGAATCAGTTCACTACTCTCATTGAAG GGTATGGTCCAGCTGGATATGCTTTGTTCGTAGCAGTTTATGCCGGACTGGAA ATTCTTGCGATTCCAGCTGTTCCGTTGACCATGTCAGCTGGTCTTCTTTTTGGCACAGTTACTGGCTCAATTCTAGTCTCTCTAAGTGGAACG GTGGCTGCTAGTGTTGCTTTCCTGATTGCTAGATATTTTGCTCGTGAGCGTATTCTTAAATTGGTTGAGGGAAACAAGAAGTTCCTCGCAATTGATAAGGCTATCGGAGAAAACGGCTTCAGAGTTGTTACTCTCCTCCGATTGAGCCCTttgcttcctttttctttgggGAACTATTTATATGGATTGACGTCTGTAAAGTTTGTCCCATACGTGTTGGGAAG TTGGTTGGGGATGCTTCCAGGAACCTGGGCTTATGTGAGTGCTGGTGCATTTGGGCGAGCCATAatt CAAGAGGAATCTGATGTTGGTTTGCCCGGAGGAACTGGTCAGCTGTTGACACTAGCAGCTGGACTGTTAATCACTGCATTAGCTGCTGCTTATGTAACACGATTAGCAAAG GATGCTGTAAAAGATATTGATTAG
- the LOC126782179 gene encoding uncharacterized protein LOC126782179, with protein MAMEWCPQTALQAYLHTLHLCKVQNNQDCSSRSCIIEPKCMEFVSALAAGKRAKLIVQITSEGVTPLTVSLAVAAKQTGGRLIVCITQPLNHHHEYVENMSKTLFLENGLQGVVEFVYGIDPCVVRVVKQLKNIDFAVIDCKVEEYLKLLKIMNLNPKGSNVVLNNLHHSIRGCGGVSPDQVFKEKKGYHYVTLPIGEGMGLTRFRSNGRYQSKKYKRFHVTYEA; from the exons ATGGCAATGGAGTGGTGTCCTCAAACTGCGTTGCAAGCTTACCTCCACACTCTTCACCTG TGTAAAGTTCAAAACAATCAAGACTGTAGCAGCAGAAGCTGCATCATAGAACCAAAATGCATGGAGTTCGTATCAGCTTTGGCAGCTGGGAAGAGAGCAAAGTTAATCGTACAGATCACATCTGAAGGCGTAACACCGCTGACTGTTTCACTGGCGGTGGCCGCAAAGCAGACCGGAGGCCGCCTCATCGTCTGCATTACTCAGCCTCTTAATCATCATCACGAATATGTGGAGAATATGAGCAAAACCCTGTTTCTGGAAAATGGTCTTCAAGGTGTTGTTGAATTTGTTTATGGTATTGATCCATGTGTGGTACGGGTGGTGAAGCAGCTGAAGAATATTGATTTTGCGGTCATCGACTGCAAGGTTGAAGAGTACTTAAAGTTGTTAAAGATTATGAATCTAAATCCAAAGGGTAGCAATGTGGTGCTGAATAATCTTCATCACTCTATAAGGGGGTGTGGAGGTGTGTCTCCTGATCAGGTTTTTAAGGAAAAGAAAGGGTATCACTACGTGACACTACCTATTGGAGAGGGGATGGGGTTGACACGATTCAGATCAAATGGCAGGTACCAGAGCAAGAAATACAAGAGGTTCCATGTAACATATGAAGCTTGA